Sequence from the Triplophysa rosa linkage group LG22, Trosa_1v2, whole genome shotgun sequence genome:
ttttttatttatgtatttaatctGCAAAAGCCGCTGTCTGTTTTCAGCACCATATGTTGGATAGCGCCACAATGTATTAATGCTAATTTCttctcatttaaataaaaagcaagCACATTTTCTCTAGAATAGCCCgcttataaatatctttgtggcagatttgttttcttaaaataatAGCAAAAACATGAGTGTTCAGCTGTACTTAGATCTGTATTGCTAGATTTAGGCTCAGAGTGCCGCTGTTTGTCAACTTAGCAAAGGGATAGTCTGCTTTTTAAACCCAACTTCATCGTCTGAGAAGGGAAAAGAGGAGGCTATCGACTCGCTCGTTGTCTGCTGACGAACCAGAGGGAACATATTTTACTATGTCcgataaaaaaaatagttgcatTTGAAATATACCATTTAGAAATATACTTGGAAATCAAGAACCTCGTTTTTATTTTCGATGCTTTAAAAATGGCTAGTGTCGTCGTGATATGTTACTCGGTTTTTTTTTTCATCGTCGTCTCTCGTTTAGCGCGAGGACAGGTCAGTTACTCCATTCCAGAAGAAATTTCTAAAGGATCTGTGGTGGGAAATATCGCGCAGGATTTAGGATTGGATTTACAACGACTGAAGACAGGAAAAGCACGTATATTTACAGGAGACAGTACTGAATACATTGGCCTAGATAAAGAAAAGGGTTTACTGCTTAGTCGAGAGAAAATGGATCGCGAGTTTCTTTGTGCTAAAACGACTCCGTGCGCTTTGCATCTTCAGATGATTTTGGAAAACCCGATGGAATTATATACAATCACGGTTGAAATTACGGACATAAACGATAATCCCCCCACTTTTCAGAAAAAGCGAATTCAATTTGAAATCAGCGAGTCTGCTGTAAAGGGTGCGAGATTCATGCTGGAGAGAGCTGTGGATGCGGATGTAGCAGTTAATGGTCTTCAAAGCTATTCTCTCGAACCAACCGATAATTTTGCTCTTGAACTCCACACCCAGGCAGCTGGTGATAAAAATGTCGAGATGGTGTTGCAAAAACCACTTGATAGAGAAAAGAAAGAGTCTATTAATTTGTTTCTAACTGCTTTTGACGGCGGTGATCCGCAATTGTCTGGAACTGTTCAAATACACATAACTGTATTAGACGTTAATGACAATGCTCCTGTATTTACGCAAAAGGTGTATaaagcaactttgactgaaaatgCAGAAAGAGGGTCAAAATTGACTGCAGTCAGTGCCACTGACGTAGACGAGGGATCTAACGGCCACGTGACGTACTACATTGCAAGCACAGAAGACAGTGTGAGAAATATGTTTATTATAGATCAGCATAGTGGCCAGGTAACTTTAAACGATTTGGTTGACTTTGAAAAAGCAAGTCACTACCAGCTTGATATCCAGGCTAAAGATCAAGGGGGGCTTTCAGATTCATGTAAACTAATCATTGATGTATTAGATATTAATGATAACAAACCACTGATAAACTTACTTTCTATGTCAAATTCTGTGTCTGAGGACTCCATGCCTGGGACAGTTGTTGCTATGATCAAGGTAGATGACGCTGACTCTGGTGTGAACGGTCAGGTCCAATGCTCCATAAATGAGAACATTCCATTCTCTCTCACATCTGCATCCAGCAATTTCATCAGTCTGCGTATAGAGCAGCAATTGGACAGAGAAAGAGATGCTGAATACAATGTCAGCATTACATGCTCTGATCAGGGAGCACCTGCCCTGCACAGCAGTACCTCTCTCACTTTACAGATATCAGATGTGAATGACAACGGTCCTACCTTTGAGAAAAGCAACTATGAGGCCTGCGTCATTGAGAATAACACACCTGGTTTGTCTATATTTACAGTTAAAGCCAGCGACGCTGATTGGAATCAGAATGCACGTGTTTCATACATTCTAGAGGACAGCACTGTTAATGGAGTCTCTGTCTCTTCATTTGTGTCAGTTCACCCTGATAGTGGAGTGATAACAGCAATACGCTCTTTTGACTATGAGCAACTAAAAGATTTCACTTTTAGAGTGAAAGCACAAGATGGAGGCTCTCCTCCACTCAGTAGTAACGTGACTGTAAAAATTATTATTCAAGACAAGAATGACAACGCTCCTCAGGTTCTGTATCCTGTACAAACTGGTGGTTCTGTGGTGGCTGAGATTGTGCCTCGTTCTGCAGATGTTGGTTATCTAGTCACTAAAGTTGTGGCTGTTGATGTGGACTCTGGACAGAATGCCTGGCTCTCCTATAAACTACAGAAAGCTACAGACAGAGCGCTGTTTGAAGTGGGTTTACAGAACGGAGAAATAAGAACCGTGCGACAAGTGACTGATAAAGATGCTGTGAAACAAAAACTCACTGTTGTTGTTGAAGATAACGGACAGCCCTCACGCTCAGCTGTGGTCACCATTAATGTGGCAGTTGCTGATAATTTTCCTGAAGTGCTTTCAGAATTCACAGACTCTACACATGACAAGGAATATAACAACGATctgactttttatttaattttggcTCTGGCGGTAGTTTCACTGCTCTTTATAGTCTCAATTATTGTAATCATTTCAGTGAAAATCTACAGATGGAGGCAGAATAAGTTGTTTTATAAATCCGGAGCAAATCTACCTGTGATTCCATATTACCCTCCAGTTTATGCGGACGGCACATTACAGCAAGTGTATAATTATGAAATGTGCGGGACCACTGACTCAAGGATGAGTGACGTGAAGTTTGTCAGGCCCTACAGTCAGAACACACTGGTGAGCCAAAGCTGTTTGGGGACAGTTCAGAGAGAAAAGCAGGAACAGGATAGTGATGACCGGCATTCAGAGGTGAGGTTTTAAATGACCCTTGTTTGAGGATTTATTCCATTATCACTTTTTTTGCCTCATGAGCCCAACACCTCCTTATCCCtccatttcatttttgttctttTAGTCTTATAACATGTGACATATTTTTACATAGTCTCTTGCAGTCAGAGTGGAAGTTGCTTGTATTTTATAGTTAGAAAATCAATGTATTTATAACTTTATTCAATGTGCaacaatacaattaaataagCATACTGCATCAGCAAGTTTCTTATTGTTATTATCATTACATAATGAGCCATTATGAAACTAACTTAAACCTTAAAAACGAAATGTAGGGTATTTAGATCAGTCTttcaaaataattgtaaaatagATTAAATATAACATCAATGCAAACTAATGGTATTTGATGGCAAGCCGTTTGATTTTAATGATAAAATATGGTAAATACAAGTATTAATTTTAAGTTACCAGTAAAGGTGTCAGCTCTGTAAAGAAAGAAATTAGGTCAGATGGAAAAAGTGGGCATGAGAGAAGGTAAAGTGAAGAAAGAGAGATGAAACAAATAATCTAAAACACTAATAAACACGTATTGTGGGGTGGGTACTACATTAGTGTTATATATGAGtgtacacatacacaaataatGTTATATATTAGAAGTATTATACATAACAGGTCATCGGTTGATTTTTAATAATTTCGTCTTTGCTGAGGCCTGTGcgccacatctttaaatctTTCTATACTTCACAATACATTTTGAATAAGTGATCTCTCTGCAGTGCTGTGTTTCGACTCTAAGTGCCGCTCTTTATCCTTTGTAGACTTACTCTTTCGTTTTCTCTTGATAAACAAAGCCTGAAGCTAGCATAATTCAGACATCAACGGCAACACTGGATGCTACGCAAGAGACCGACATATTTTTAGCTCCGTCTCCAAATTCTTTAAGCCAAAGTAAAGGGCATTTTGACTGAAATATTATCTGAAATTCATATTACAGCGTTCCTTTTAATTTTCTTTCTCAGTCGTTGTTCGTCAAAAATGGATTCGGGAGGAAAATGCTGGGTGTATGGTTGGCTATTCTATACAGTATGTGCGCTTTCTTTATTTGCCGCTGAAGTGACCGGACAGATTCGTTATTCTATACCTGAGGAAATGTCTGTGGGATCGATTGTTGGAAATATCGCCTCGGATCTTGGACTTGAACCGAAAAGACTGATTTCAGGAAAAGCGCGTGTGTTCATCGCGGAGAGCAGTGAGTACATTGGACTGGACAAGGAGAACGGACATCTGATTATTAAGAGTAAAATAGACAGAGAGGAATTATGTGGAGAGATATCCGCGTGTAGTGTCAGTTTTGATGTTATTTTGGATAACCCGATGGAGCTTTATCGTGTGACAGTTGACATACAAGACATCAATGACAACAGTCCGGCTTTTCCGAAATCTAAAATCGTTCAGGAAATTAACGAATTAGCGGTACTTGGTGCGCGTTTTCCCTTGGAGAGCGCAATAGACGCAGACGTGGGAGTGAATACACTACAGAAATATACCCTTCACCCCACCGACCATTTTAAACTGAATGTACAGAATGCTGAAGATGGTAGTAAAAACGTCGAGATGATTCTTCATTCTCCATTGGACAGAGAAAAAGAAGAGAATCATAATTTAATTTTGACAGCTTTCGATGGTGGAAAACCACAAAGGTCCGCGACTGTTCAGATAAATGTTGTCGTTATTGATGGCAATGACAATGCGCCTGTGTTCAGTCAATCGTCTTACAAAACATCCGTAGTTGAAAATGCTGCTAAAGGTACAGTCGTGACAACAGTAAGTGCGACAGATGCTGACGAGTCGAggcacaatatacagtattattttgAGCACGCGACCTCTACAATAAAATCTTTGTTTTCCATTGACGCGGATTCTGGAGAGGTTAAAGTCATAGGTGACATAGATTATGAAAAACACAAGCAGTTCAAAATCAAAGTCAAAGCTAAAGATCATGGAGATTTGACTGACTTGAGCGACATCATTATTGATGTAATTGATGCAAATGATAACAAACCAAAAATTACAATAATGTCCTTTTCCAGTGCAGTGTCTGAAGATGCAGTATCTGGCACTGTTATAGCAATGTTAAATGTTCAAGATCTAGATTCAGGTGTCAACAGTAAAATTTCATGCTCTATTGATCTAAACTCTCCATTTAAAATCGTCTCATCATTGACTAATTATTACAATCTGGTGACAGACTCAGAATTAGACAGGGAACAGATAGCAGAGTATAATATCACTATAACTGCTGTCGATGGAGGTAATCCACCACTTTCaagtaaagatattttaaaactgaAGATATCTGATGTGAATGATCACGCACCCCAGTTTTAGCAGGAATCATATAATGCTTTTATATCTGAAAATAACCCACCATCTACATCTATTATATCTGTCAAAGCAGAAGACATGGACTGGGGCCCAAATGctaatttttcttatttttttattgatggaGATTTAAATGGATCACCACTGACATCTTACATTTCCATAAATTCAGAGACTGGTGTGATCTATGCAGAAAAATCATTTGATTATGAACaaattaaatctttttaaatTAAAGTTAAAGCTCAAGATGGGGGCTCACCACCTTTATCCAACAACGTGACTCTTAACAT
This genomic interval carries:
- the LOC130546377 gene encoding protocadherin gamma-A5-like isoform X45; protein product: MASVVVICYSVFFFIVVSRLARGQVSYSIPEEISKGSVVGNIAQDLGLDLQRLKTGKARIFTGDSTEYIGLDKEKGLLLSREKMDREFLCAKTTPCALHLQMILENPMELYTITVEITDINDNPPTFQKKRIQFEISESAVKGARFMLERAVDADVAVNGLQSYSLEPTDNFALELHTQAAGDKNVEMVLQKPLDREKKESINLFLTAFDGGDPQLSGTVQIHITVLDVNDNAPVFTQKVYKATLTENAERGSKLTAVSATDVDEGSNGHVTYYIASTEDSVRNMFIIDQHSGQVTLNDLVDFEKASHYQLDIQAKDQGGLSDSCKLIIDVLDINDNKPLINLLSMSNSVSEDSMPGTVVAMIKVDDADSGVNGQVQCSINENIPFSLTSASSNFISLRIEQQLDRERDAEYNVSITCSDQGAPALHSSTSLTLQISDVNDNGPTFEKSNYEACVIENNTPGLSIFTVKASDADWNQNARVSYILEDSTVNGVSVSSFVSVHPDSGVITAIRSFDYEQLKDFTFRVKAQDGGSPPLSSNVTVKIIIQDKNDNAPQVLYPVQTGGSVVAEIVPRSADVGYLVTKVVAVDVDSGQNAWLSYKLQKATDRALFEVGLQNGEIRTVRQVTDKDAVKQKLTVVVEDNGQPSRSAVVTINVAVADNFPEVLSEFTDSTHDKEYNNDLTFYLILALAVVSLLFIVSIIVIISVKIYRWRQNKLFYKSGANLPVIPYYPPVYADGTLQQVYNYEMCGTTDSRMSDVKFVRPYSQNTLVSQSCLGTVQREKQEQDSDDRHSEQKPPNPDWRFPPNQRPGPSGAGVRPDEAGAGAGVIAGTGPWPNPPTEAEQLQALMAAANASEATATLGPRYNLQYGQDYRQNVYIPGSTATLTPNPQQQVPQQALPPPQALPPAEAPKAAQTPASKKKPTKKDKK